In a genomic window of Polycladomyces abyssicola:
- a CDS encoding dipeptidase has protein sequence MTERLETYFQSQRETHLAELQRFIAIPSISSQPAYKDSLIQCAHYTADLLHHAGMEHVTVLETGGHPIIYGDWLHAPESPTVLIYGHYDVQPPEPLEAWHHPPFEPIIRDGKLYGRGASDNKGQIYLHIRSLEAWLKTTGHLPVNVKFLIEGEEEIGSPRLLPYLETHLTRFQADLVVISDTAMLGENQPAVCYGLRGLVGFRIEVRGPSTDLPSGGVYGGAVQNPIHALVQLLASMRDEHGRITVDGFYADVIPPTPQEKAALAALPFDEEAMKARLQVKELFGEKGFTALERAWVRPTLEINGIVGGYYGESGKTIIPATACANVTCRLVPNQDPYKIMQQIEDHIRTHTPPGVTVTITEREAARPYVTPIDHPAIQLAASAYESAYGTRCYFIRAGGSIPVVETLSRLLQVPVVLMGFGLPDANVHGPNEYFSLDNFDKGLRTLVYYWRHLPDVWKKKSW, from the coding sequence TTGACCGAGCGACTGGAAACCTATTTTCAAAGCCAACGTGAAACTCATCTGGCGGAACTTCAACGGTTTATCGCCATTCCCAGCATCAGCTCGCAACCTGCATACAAGGATTCGCTCATTCAATGTGCCCATTACACGGCAGACCTGTTGCATCATGCAGGGATGGAACACGTCACTGTGCTGGAGACGGGAGGCCATCCCATCATCTACGGGGACTGGTTGCACGCGCCCGAAAGTCCAACCGTACTAATCTACGGTCATTATGACGTACAGCCTCCTGAGCCGCTGGAAGCCTGGCATCACCCGCCGTTTGAGCCGATTATCCGCGACGGTAAACTGTACGGCAGGGGAGCTAGCGATAATAAAGGGCAAATCTATCTGCACATTCGCTCGCTGGAAGCATGGTTGAAAACGACGGGCCACCTCCCCGTCAATGTGAAATTTCTCATCGAAGGGGAGGAGGAGATCGGCAGTCCTCGTCTGCTCCCATATCTGGAAACCCATCTTACCCGGTTTCAGGCCGATTTGGTGGTTATCTCCGACACCGCCATGCTAGGGGAAAACCAACCGGCGGTGTGTTACGGTTTACGCGGTTTGGTCGGGTTCCGGATTGAAGTGAGAGGTCCATCTACCGATCTACCCTCCGGCGGCGTTTACGGTGGTGCCGTACAAAATCCGATCCACGCACTAGTTCAATTGTTAGCAAGTATGCGGGACGAACACGGACGCATCACCGTCGACGGATTTTATGCGGATGTCATACCGCCGACACCGCAGGAAAAAGCGGCGTTGGCCGCCCTGCCCTTCGATGAGGAAGCGATGAAAGCTCGCCTTCAGGTGAAGGAACTGTTTGGTGAAAAGGGTTTCACCGCGTTGGAGCGGGCATGGGTCCGTCCCACGCTGGAGATCAACGGCATCGTCGGCGGTTACTATGGAGAAAGCGGCAAAACGATCATTCCGGCCACTGCCTGCGCCAACGTTACGTGCCGCCTCGTGCCCAATCAAGATCCCTATAAAATCATGCAACAGATCGAAGACCACATCCGAACCCACACGCCGCCTGGTGTCACCGTCACCATCACTGAGCGGGAAGCTGCACGGCCGTACGTCACCCCGATCGATCATCCCGCCATACAGTTGGCGGCCTCAGCCTATGAGTCGGCATACGGCACACGGTGTTACTTTATCCGGGCCGGAGGATCCATCCCAGTAGTGGAAACACTCTCCCGACTGTTACAGGTACCGGTCGTCCTGATGGGATTCGGTCTGCCCGATGCCAATGTTCACGGTCCCAACGAGTATTTCTCGCTGGACAACTTTGACAAGGGACTGCGAACGCTGGTCTACTATTGGAGGCACTTGCCCGACGTGTGGAAAAAGAAGAGTTGGTAA
- a CDS encoding threonine synthase, with translation MILLNPRVAGLSCLRCETDYKLDDLLEGCPACRKEGHAANVKVLYDTTQNVTINPSKSGMRRYAPLLPYASFPSLGEGCTPIVELEILARQMGLTWLGVKMEGQNPTGSHKDRMSPLVVARAVATGRMVVTAASSGNAGASLAAYAALVGLRCVIVTTPDLPHPWKKAIKMAGAELVIQSSPHQRWQYIEDKVKNEGWYPATNYTHPPVGSNPFGVQGYKTVAYEIVESMRNHMPDVLLVPCSRGDLWWGIWEGFREAAKWGWVKEIPRLYAVEPFPRLTRVLAGEDYRSLFPGDTLLRSIGGDTVTYQTVLAVKHSGGGAVTVSSAEAEEAQHQLARCGVYLENSGAAPLAGLRHLLRTGEITEKERVLLIGTSHGYKETK, from the coding sequence ATGATACTTTTGAACCCCCGGGTGGCCGGACTTTCCTGTCTGCGTTGCGAAACCGATTACAAACTGGACGATTTACTGGAAGGATGTCCCGCATGTCGCAAAGAAGGGCATGCCGCCAATGTCAAAGTGCTGTATGATACCACCCAGAATGTCACCATCAACCCATCGAAAAGCGGTATGCGGCGTTATGCTCCGCTCCTCCCGTATGCGTCCTTCCCCTCTCTTGGAGAGGGATGCACTCCCATCGTGGAACTGGAGATACTGGCACGGCAAATGGGACTGACGTGGCTGGGCGTGAAAATGGAAGGTCAAAATCCCACCGGTTCACACAAAGACCGGATGAGTCCATTGGTCGTTGCCCGTGCTGTCGCTACAGGCCGTATGGTAGTGACGGCCGCTTCCAGCGGCAATGCGGGTGCTTCATTGGCGGCCTACGCTGCCCTTGTGGGACTCCGCTGTGTCATCGTCACCACGCCGGATCTTCCCCATCCATGGAAAAAAGCGATCAAAATGGCGGGAGCGGAATTAGTGATACAATCCTCTCCCCATCAACGTTGGCAATATATCGAGGACAAAGTGAAAAACGAAGGATGGTATCCCGCGACCAACTACACACACCCCCCCGTTGGAAGCAACCCTTTTGGCGTGCAGGGCTACAAAACGGTTGCCTACGAAATCGTCGAATCCATGCGGAATCATATGCCCGACGTGCTGCTCGTTCCCTGCTCGCGCGGAGACTTGTGGTGGGGGATCTGGGAAGGTTTTCGGGAAGCCGCGAAGTGGGGCTGGGTGAAGGAGATTCCCCGCTTGTATGCGGTTGAGCCGTTCCCCCGCCTGACAAGGGTGTTGGCAGGGGAGGACTATCGCAGCCTTTTTCCGGGGGATACCCTGCTCCGCTCCATCGGGGGCGACACCGTCACATATCAAACCGTGTTGGCCGTAAAACATTCCGGTGGAGGAGCCGTGACCGTCTCTTCAGCTGAAGCGGAAGAGGCACAACACCAATTGGCCCGTTGCGGTGTTTATTTGGAAAATTCCGGGGCAGCACCGCTGGCCGGATTGCGTCACCTGTTGCGTACGGGTGAAATTACGGAAAAGGAACGGGTGCTGTTGATCGGTACTTCACATGGATACAAAGAAACGAAATGA
- the bluB gene encoding 5,6-dimethylbenzimidazole synthase: MHPSYTQQEKEIIYRVIRERRDIRHFLPDPVPESVLARILEAAHYAPSVGFMQPWNFILITSRELRRQVKASFERVNQNEWAKLSDDERQALYSRLKLEGIMEAPINLAVTCDHRRDAPFVLGRAPMPETDVYSTCLAVQNLWLAARAEGIGVGWVSLLEKREVEKLLGLPDGVELVAYLCVGYPVEFRPKPMLEEKGWKSRMDWRQLVYENGWGDPVVSYSLTTP; the protein is encoded by the coding sequence ATGCATCCTTCTTATACCCAGCAAGAAAAGGAAATTATTTACCGTGTGATCAGGGAACGACGAGATATCCGACACTTTTTGCCCGATCCCGTTCCCGAATCGGTGCTGGCGCGTATTTTGGAAGCGGCGCATTATGCTCCCTCGGTTGGTTTTATGCAACCGTGGAATTTCATTTTGATCACGTCCAGGGAATTGCGTCGGCAGGTGAAGGCTTCATTTGAACGAGTGAATCAAAACGAATGGGCGAAGTTGTCCGACGACGAACGGCAGGCATTATACAGCCGGCTGAAGCTGGAAGGAATCATGGAAGCACCGATCAATCTGGCGGTGACATGCGATCACCGGCGGGACGCGCCATTTGTGTTGGGACGTGCCCCCATGCCGGAGACGGATGTATACAGCACCTGTCTGGCTGTGCAGAACTTATGGTTGGCCGCTCGTGCCGAAGGGATTGGAGTGGGTTGGGTGAGCCTGCTGGAGAAGCGGGAAGTGGAAAAACTGCTCGGTTTGCCGGACGGAGTGGAGTTGGTCGCCTATCTGTGCGTGGGATACCCTGTCGAATTTCGGCCCAAACCGATGTTGGAGGAGAAGGGGTGGAAATCACGTATGGATTGGCGACAGCTAGTGTATGAGAACGGTTGGGGAGATCCGGTTGTCTCCTATTCACTCACTACGCCGTGA
- a CDS encoding DUF3891 family protein, with protein MIVRRQGEAFVLIRQHDHARISGLMARHWRNRPEPYPSVVYAIEYHDVGWQTLDHTIHWNETADAPYSFENFPLEPKLIAYREGIDRVEKRDGYAACLCSMHYASFFVDSDEPQAVAFRDRELERQKALMRHFSDEDRSRLKENLHLLQVCDNLSLFLCFNRPGENTHPWYRDGVKLGSSHYRPVWESSHVIRLEPNPFDSSFVAEIPYQVVGRDRRPLSKGSLRVQIHGE; from the coding sequence ATGATTGTCCGTCGTCAGGGGGAAGCGTTTGTTTTGATCCGACAACATGATCATGCACGGATTTCCGGCTTGATGGCCCGCCATTGGCGAAATCGCCCCGAACCGTATCCATCCGTTGTTTACGCGATTGAATACCACGATGTAGGCTGGCAGACGCTGGATCATACGATCCATTGGAACGAAACAGCAGATGCTCCGTATTCGTTCGAAAATTTTCCGCTGGAACCCAAACTGATCGCGTATCGGGAAGGAATTGACCGGGTGGAAAAGAGAGACGGGTATGCCGCTTGTTTGTGCAGTATGCATTACGCTTCCTTTTTTGTCGACAGCGATGAACCGCAGGCCGTGGCATTCCGGGATCGGGAGCTCGAACGTCAGAAGGCGTTGATGCGTCATTTTTCGGATGAAGACCGAAGCCGACTGAAGGAAAACCTCCACCTGTTGCAAGTGTGCGATAACCTTTCACTGTTTCTCTGTTTTAACCGACCGGGTGAGAATACACATCCATGGTATCGGGACGGTGTCAAGTTGGGATCTTCCCATTATCGTCCTGTTTGGGAGAGTTCACATGTGATACGGTTGGAGCCCAATCCCTTTGACAGTTCATTCGTTGCGGAAATCCCGTACCAAGTAGTGGGCAGGGACCGGCGACCGTTGAGTAAAGGAAGCCTCCGGGTTCAGATCCACGGGGAATAG
- a CDS encoding HAD family hydrolase — MIRAVIFDFDGTILDTETPAYLTLKEIYQKYGIELPLDEWCKCIGTRGGEFDPLGYLETCVGRPLDKEAILQRWRARHQKMVEQQRPLPGVERLLQEAKAKGLKVGLASSSDREVILHRLNMLDLLSDFDCVCTADDVEHVKPDPALYLLAVSRLGVRPEEAVAVEDSPNGALAAKRAGMRCVVVPNPMTEGLDFGEYDLRLDSLEELTVDGLLDGSAFSVSVKGERR; from the coding sequence ATGATTCGTGCGGTGATATTTGATTTTGACGGTACCATTTTGGATACGGAAACACCGGCCTATCTCACCCTGAAGGAAATCTATCAGAAGTACGGTATTGAGCTGCCGCTGGACGAGTGGTGCAAGTGCATCGGAACACGAGGGGGTGAATTTGATCCGCTCGGTTACTTGGAAACGTGTGTCGGCCGCCCGCTGGACAAGGAAGCCATCCTGCAAAGATGGCGGGCACGACATCAGAAGATGGTGGAGCAACAGCGCCCTCTCCCCGGAGTGGAACGCCTTTTGCAGGAGGCAAAAGCAAAAGGATTGAAGGTGGGGCTGGCATCCAGTTCTGACCGGGAAGTGATCCTGCATCGTCTGAACATGTTGGACCTGCTGTCCGATTTTGATTGTGTATGTACAGCCGATGATGTGGAGCATGTCAAACCCGATCCCGCATTGTACCTGCTGGCGGTATCCCGATTGGGTGTACGCCCGGAAGAAGCGGTGGCAGTGGAAGATTCACCGAACGGGGCGTTGGCGGCCAAACGGGCGGGAATGCGTTGTGTGGTGGTGCCCAATCCGATGACGGAGGGACTCGATTTTGGTGAGTACGATCTGCGATTGGATTCGCTGGAGGAGCTGACCGTAGACGGTTTGCTGGATGGCAGTGCATTCTCCGTTTCCGTGAAAGGGGAGCGAAGATGA
- a CDS encoding VOC family protein, with translation MKLAGFNHVTIRVRDLRRSLAFYRDVLGMTLVHLGRTDAYLDGGGAWVCLVEKAESDAQEKAAGVDHVAFSIAESDFDAAVQQLKQHGVTIVRGPVLRGQGWTVNFLDPDGTQLELHTGNLAKRMEVWR, from the coding sequence ATGAAACTGGCCGGTTTCAACCATGTGACGATCCGGGTGAGGGATCTGCGGCGTTCATTGGCATTTTACCGGGATGTATTGGGGATGACGTTGGTTCATCTCGGTCGGACCGACGCCTACCTGGACGGTGGCGGTGCCTGGGTGTGTCTGGTGGAGAAAGCGGAGTCCGATGCACAGGAGAAGGCGGCAGGAGTGGATCACGTGGCGTTTTCGATTGCCGAATCGGATTTCGATGCAGCCGTTCAACAATTAAAACAGCACGGTGTGACTATCGTGCGCGGTCCCGTTCTTCGCGGGCAAGGATGGACCGTCAATTTTCTCGATCCCGACGGAACGCAATTGGAACTGCATACAGGCAATCTGGCGAAGCGGATGGAAGTGTGGCGCTAA
- a CDS encoding GNAT family N-acetyltransferase codes for MRLAVDRIGVELRWLEKTDAEKLFRLVVANREHLAPWLSFAPTTRKVEDTMRFLEEVQERHEKGLGMHFGIWLGEKLIGTLGAIPDRYGYGTYEIGYWIAKAYEGRGIVTRCVVRLLDYLFEEEQIHRAEIRCHADNARSRAIPDRLGFRLEGCLKRASRTTDGEYGDQLIYGLLRTEWAAARAHYTVAVGTKLSK; via the coding sequence ATGCGTTTGGCCGTTGACCGAATCGGGGTCGAACTGCGATGGTTGGAAAAAACCGATGCTGAGAAGCTGTTCCGCCTGGTTGTTGCCAACCGGGAGCATCTCGCGCCGTGGCTGTCATTTGCCCCAACCACCCGCAAGGTGGAGGACACGATGCGCTTTTTGGAAGAAGTTCAAGAGCGGCATGAAAAAGGTTTAGGCATGCATTTCGGCATCTGGTTGGGAGAGAAGTTGATCGGCACGCTCGGGGCGATTCCTGACCGCTACGGATATGGCACCTACGAGATCGGTTACTGGATCGCGAAAGCGTATGAAGGAAGGGGGATCGTAACACGCTGCGTGGTGCGGTTGTTGGATTATCTCTTTGAGGAGGAACAGATCCACCGGGCCGAGATTCGGTGTCACGCGGACAATGCACGAAGTCGCGCCATTCCCGACCGATTGGGATTCCGGTTGGAAGGATGCTTGAAACGAGCGTCTCGTACAACTGACGGGGAGTACGGCGACCAGCTGATTTACGGCCTGCTGCGGACGGAATGGGCAGCCGCACGAGCCCATTACACGGTAGCGGTCGGAACGAAACTGTCGAAGTGA
- a CDS encoding GNAT family N-acetyltransferase has product MITLQPFTKEDYTQLIEWVNSPALLLQWGGPRFTFPLDERQLDDYLSWHSPGRQVWKAVETASGRTVGHIELGNIDSKNRIGTITRVMISPDVRGRGWGERIMREAVRYGFETLQLHRIELRVFDFNHAAIRCYEKVGFQKEGLLRQCRRFGDEYWSLWIMSLLRPEWLKQKQEGGECKTTVDR; this is encoded by the coding sequence ATGATTACATTACAGCCCTTTACCAAAGAGGATTATACCCAATTAATCGAGTGGGTCAATTCCCCCGCGTTACTCCTTCAATGGGGCGGGCCACGTTTCACTTTCCCGCTGGATGAGCGACAACTGGACGACTACTTGTCCTGGCACAGCCCGGGCCGGCAAGTGTGGAAAGCGGTGGAAACAGCAAGTGGCCGAACGGTGGGTCATATCGAATTGGGCAACATCGACTCCAAAAATCGCATCGGCACGATCACCCGAGTCATGATCAGCCCCGACGTCCGCGGGAGGGGCTGGGGAGAACGGATAATGCGGGAAGCGGTTCGGTACGGATTTGAAACGCTGCAACTGCACCGGATTGAACTGCGCGTCTTTGATTTCAACCATGCAGCCATCCGTTGTTACGAGAAAGTGGGCTTTCAAAAAGAGGGTTTGTTGCGTCAATGCAGGCGGTTCGGAGATGAATATTGGAGTTTGTGGATCATGAGCCTGCTGCGACCGGAGTGGTTGAAGCAAAAACAAGAGGGAGGCGAATGCAAAACAACCGTGGACAGGTAG
- a CDS encoding DUF6454 family protein gives MMRKIVSIVTAIFLISTVFTAVTMAQADHAKTKDPQLTDRFQQLSRSTKWQQKEKIDLQFNVYHPQGMTRIGDLYYMSSVEIIEKPVKYDQPRDGYDRTPGKGVGHLFAFDKQGKLVKDIQLGEGIIYHPGGIAFDGKFIWVPVAEYRPNSHSIIYKVDPKTMKAEEVFRVNDHIGGLVHDDRTGKLIGVSWGSRKFYEWNEQGKQLHVENNPSHFVDYQDCEGVGQEKIVCSGISELPNPATNNSKPFELGGLALLDTKTLDMIHEVPVTEFSPQGHVITRNPVYLENSDQGLRLYAVPDDDHASLLVYEAN, from the coding sequence ATGATGCGAAAAATCGTATCCATTGTCACTGCCATTTTTTTGATCAGCACCGTATTCACGGCTGTCACCATGGCTCAAGCGGATCATGCCAAAACGAAAGATCCCCAATTGACTGACCGGTTCCAACAACTTTCCCGCAGCACAAAGTGGCAGCAAAAAGAAAAGATCGATCTCCAATTCAATGTCTATCATCCACAAGGTATGACGCGGATTGGGGACCTTTATTACATGTCCTCGGTGGAAATCATCGAAAAACCGGTGAAATATGACCAACCCCGGGACGGATATGACCGCACGCCAGGAAAAGGGGTCGGTCACCTGTTTGCTTTTGACAAACAAGGGAAACTGGTGAAAGACATCCAGCTGGGTGAGGGAATCATATATCACCCCGGCGGCATCGCATTTGACGGGAAATTTATTTGGGTACCTGTGGCCGAATACCGCCCCAATAGCCATTCCATTATCTACAAAGTAGATCCCAAGACCATGAAGGCAGAAGAAGTGTTCCGGGTGAATGACCATATCGGCGGGCTGGTCCACGACGATCGAACCGGAAAACTAATCGGTGTCAGTTGGGGTTCACGCAAGTTTTATGAGTGGAATGAACAAGGGAAACAACTTCATGTAGAAAACAACCCCAGTCACTTCGTCGATTACCAGGATTGTGAAGGTGTGGGTCAAGAAAAAATCGTCTGCAGCGGCATTTCGGAGCTGCCCAACCCTGCAACGAACAATTCCAAACCCTTTGAGTTGGGCGGATTGGCCTTGCTTGACACGAAAACGCTGGATATGATACACGAAGTACCGGTAACCGAATTTTCGCCGCAAGGGCATGTCATTACTCGTAACCCGGTGTATCTGGAGAATTCCGACCAAGGGTTGCGGCTTTACGCCGTACCGGATGATGATCACGCATCCTTGCTGGTATATGAAGCGAACTAA
- a CDS encoding class I SAM-dependent methyltransferase: MDWEKMYETGEFAHWDFVAPSSELVATIAVLGLPQPGEVALDIGCGAGREAIFLSQCGYRTIGVDMTAKALEIARERAREAGVSVDFRQGNALDLPIEDESVDFVNDRGCFHLIPEADRSRYASEVLRVMKSGARFLLRGCRDANAVPKAVEEHDVHFEPITEDVVQHFFPTEYFVHGPVLPLQLIGNQKALPGNVVLLRKK; this comes from the coding sequence ATGGACTGGGAAAAGATGTATGAGACGGGTGAGTTCGCCCATTGGGACTTTGTGGCCCCTTCATCGGAATTGGTGGCGACCATCGCCGTTTTGGGACTCCCGCAACCGGGGGAGGTCGCGCTGGATATCGGATGCGGTGCAGGACGGGAGGCCATTTTCTTGTCCCAATGCGGTTATCGCACCATCGGCGTGGACATGACGGCCAAGGCACTGGAAATCGCAAGGGAACGCGCACGCGAGGCAGGTGTATCGGTCGATTTCCGGCAAGGCAATGCTCTGGATCTTCCGATTGAAGATGAATCCGTCGACTTCGTGAATGATCGGGGTTGTTTCCATCTCATACCCGAAGCCGACCGGTCGCGCTACGCGAGTGAGGTGCTACGCGTGATGAAGTCGGGAGCCCGCTTTCTGTTGCGTGGTTGCCGAGATGCCAATGCTGTACCAAAAGCCGTGGAGGAACATGATGTCCATTTCGAACCGATCACGGAGGATGTCGTCCAACATTTTTTCCCGACCGAGTATTTTGTACACGGACCCGTCCTGCCCCTGCAATTGATCGGGAATCAAAAAGCGCTTCCTGGAAATGTCGTGCTGTTGCGAAAAAAATAA
- a CDS encoding GAF domain-containing protein, translating into MFGDLLDKLFKRFLWFPYVLAFISILGLVWYTLSQLDWENLQNIPIEVIVIVTILSFFVGILLWWSYKRTARSLNFTEEFSEINEEIVKNTDAIDILSTIGNLIAKCLREPFSKTNHLYTFNHICWMIRAFMINKKSKDPKVVLFIPNEEETHLEPCGWASHSTQIQKFTPAISQENSAGFTYMTGEPYYLPDVNAPGSRFEHNDHSDNSFYSLVTVPVKCGKDVIGVLSVTGEEKNSYNESEDIPYLRAFANALSPLVSYYLSGRKGVYRAHREKVGSKRAEDI; encoded by the coding sequence GTGTTCGGGGATCTTTTAGACAAGTTGTTTAAGCGTTTCCTGTGGTTCCCCTATGTATTAGCGTTTATTTCGATATTAGGATTGGTATGGTACACTCTTTCTCAGTTGGATTGGGAAAACCTTCAAAACATTCCTATAGAGGTTATTGTGATTGTTACCATATTATCTTTCTTTGTCGGTATTCTTTTGTGGTGGAGTTACAAGAGAACAGCAAGGTCCTTGAATTTCACCGAAGAGTTTTCAGAAATAAATGAAGAAATAGTCAAAAATACTGACGCTATCGATATTTTGAGTACAATCGGCAATCTAATTGCCAAATGTTTACGAGAACCTTTTTCAAAGACCAATCATCTTTACACTTTTAATCATATTTGTTGGATGATTCGAGCCTTTATGATTAATAAAAAATCCAAGGACCCCAAAGTGGTACTATTCATTCCTAATGAGGAAGAGACCCACTTAGAACCATGTGGTTGGGCAAGTCACTCGACGCAAATCCAAAAATTCACTCCCGCAATCAGTCAAGAAAACTCAGCAGGATTCACATATATGACCGGCGAACCTTATTACTTGCCTGACGTAAACGCCCCCGGCTCACGTTTCGAACATAATGATCATTCTGACAACTCCTTTTATTCGTTGGTTACGGTTCCCGTAAAATGCGGAAAAGATGTAATAGGCGTTCTAAGCGTGACAGGTGAAGAAAAAAATTCGTACAATGAATCAGAAGACATTCCTTATTTGAGGGCTTTTGCAAACGCACTTTCCCCTTTGGTTTCTTATTATTTATCAGGCAGAAAGGGTGTCTATCGTGCACACCGTGAAAAAGTTGGGTCCAAAAGAGCAGAAGATATATGA
- a CDS encoding ornithine cyclodeaminase family protein: MLILSADEIRRIYTMKDCLEDVEQAFRFYEEGKTVTPMRTSIDHPLMGANTLYMPAYIEPIHYTAVKVVSIFPQNAEKGKNVLQGILLLTEASSGEHVAVMDASYLTVLRTGAVSGVATKYLARKDSEICTVIGCGAQAVGQIQAMMEVRSLSAILLYNRTPSKAEELQKTIRKMYPNWKGTIEIAPDANSAVHAADIVICSTRSSTPVFDGSYLKKGTHINGIGSYQPHMQEVDLTTLKRSDKIVADTKEGVLHEAGDFLIPVREGTWSFDRLYGELGEIVTGKKKGREHPNEITFCKSVGSAFLDTMVASRIYQKAKQLGIGTEVNFRPLIRNEKVNNQMNEAHSNRGAL; this comes from the coding sequence ATGCTGATTTTATCGGCAGATGAGATTCGTCGCATATATACGATGAAAGATTGCCTGGAAGATGTAGAACAAGCTTTCCGTTTTTACGAAGAAGGAAAAACCGTAACCCCCATGCGCACTTCCATCGACCATCCCCTTATGGGAGCCAATACGCTTTATATGCCGGCTTACATAGAACCCATTCATTACACGGCCGTAAAAGTGGTCAGCATATTCCCGCAAAATGCGGAGAAAGGCAAAAATGTTCTGCAGGGGATCCTTTTGTTAACGGAGGCCTCGTCAGGAGAACATGTGGCAGTGATGGATGCGTCCTATCTAACCGTTTTGCGGACGGGTGCCGTCAGCGGAGTCGCCACGAAATATCTGGCCAGGAAAGATAGTGAAATCTGTACGGTCATCGGATGCGGTGCCCAGGCGGTAGGCCAAATCCAGGCGATGATGGAGGTACGCTCTCTATCCGCCATCCTTCTATATAACCGGACACCGAGTAAAGCAGAAGAGTTGCAGAAGACCATTCGAAAGATGTACCCAAACTGGAAAGGAACCATTGAAATTGCCCCCGATGCCAATTCCGCCGTTCATGCCGCAGACATCGTCATTTGCAGCACCCGCTCGTCCACTCCTGTCTTTGATGGTTCATATCTAAAAAAAGGAACGCATATCAACGGGATTGGTTCTTATCAGCCTCACATGCAGGAAGTAGATCTTACTACCTTAAAGCGGTCGGACAAAATCGTGGCCGATACAAAAGAAGGGGTACTTCACGAAGCCGGCGATTTCCTGATCCCGGTCCGGGAAGGAACATGGAGTTTTGACCGACTGTACGGGGAACTCGGAGAAATCGTAACGGGTAAAAAGAAAGGACGGGAACATCCGAATGAAATTACTTTCTGCAAATCCGTTGGCAGCGCTTTTTTGGATACGATGGTCGCCAGCCGGATCTACCAAAAAGCAAAACAACTGGGAATAGGAACGGAAGTCAACTTCCGGCCTCTGATACGAAACGAAAAGGTGAACAATCAAATGAATGAAGCACACAGCAACCGAGGAGCTCTTTAA